TGAATCGGGAGCAAGGAAGGAACATGTCGCGGGCTATCGGCAGTTTGAGACGATCAGGCCCGGAGAGTTGAGAGCAGCATTGCAATCGGGTGAGAAGATGATGGTGGTTGATCTGTCCTCAAGCCGAAACTATCGGCAAGGTCATATTCCGCAAGCCCACTGGTGTATCCGGCAAAGGCTTGAGTCAGCACTCGTCTTTCATCAGCCGGTCGGGCTTTTGGTACTCACGTCTGAGGATGGTTTACTGGCACATCTGGCAGCCGCTGACCTGATCAGGTCAGATCCCAGACAGTTGATTCGCGTTCTCAATGGCGGCAATCACAGTTGGAAGGCTGCCGGCTTCCCCCTCTGCGATGGTATGGACAATCTGCTGACAGATGTGACTGATGTCTGGGACAAGCCGTACCATCATGAGACAAATCAGGAAGACAGAATGAGATCCTATCTTGAATGGGAAGTCCAACTCATGGAACAGGCCGATCGCGATGGTACTGTTGAGTTTTTCTGTTAGTTGATCGTTCGCGTGACGGATTCAGTCCGTGACCCCGACCAGGGTCTCTTTGACGATGAACTTGACCACATCCACCAAAGCCAGTTCGTTGGACCGGCCTTCAGAGATTGACTGGTTGTATATCGCCAGCTGCCGGTGGGCGCTCGTGCCCCGGTTGATTATGTTTCTGATATTCTTCACCTCCTTGACGCAATCAAAATACTGCGCGTCTTCGGCTGTCAATTCGATAATCTCCTCGGCCAGGTCCGGATAGTCAACAATCTTGCGCTGTCCGAAGTCAATCAGTCCGCGGTCAATACCATAACGTTGGGCGCGCCACCGGTTCTCCTGCACCAAAAACGCTGAATACTCCCGCCAGCGTTGATTCTGCAATCTCAACCGATGCAGCAATCTCAACCAGCACCGGTAAACACAGGCCACTGTGATTGCGTCTTCAACATTGGTGCACACGTCCGTCAATCGCGATTCAAGCGTCGGGTAGCGCCAGCTGGGTCGCAGGTCCCACCAAATTTTAGTGGCGTCCTCGATGATACCCAGATCAACCAGGATATTGACGTGACTCATGTAATCCGTATAGCTATGGAACTGCGGTGGCAGGCCGGTTCTCGGCAACTGATCGAAAACAGATACACGATAGGATTTCATTCCGGTATCCTCGCCCCTCCAGAACGGTGATGATGTACTCAGTGCGAGAAGGTGAGGCAGGATGTAGGAAGCTTGGTTCATCAGATCGATTCGCAGCTCGTCGTTTGGAATTCCCGCATGGACGTGCATACCGCTGATGTACAGCCGGCGCACGATCAGCTGCATCTGTTCGGCGAGGTCCAGATATCTTTCGTCATGGGTCAATTGTGTCGTGCCAAACGAAAACGGGTGGGTCGACGCGGCCATGATCAGGCAGTCATGCCTGCGGGCGATTTCGGCGATCGTGCCGCGCAGTCGCACGAGTTCCTGTCTGAGTTCCTGAGTGCTGGTACAGACGTTGGTGCCGACTTCAATCTGGCACTGCAGAAGTTCTTTGGCAACCTGGCCCCCGAGTTCTTTCGCACAATCTTCCATCAGGGCCGGAGGCATCTTGGAGACGAGGTTCAGGGTGCCGATGTCGACGACAAGGTACTCTTCTTCAATTCCGATGGTGAATTCAGGTGGATCGTTCACTGGATTATCCTGAGTGAAGGGTTAAATTCAACGTCCTGGTCAACATTCGAACCGGCATGACTGCGTCTTGAGGATCTG
The Acidiferrobacterales bacterium genome window above contains:
- a CDS encoding carboxylate-amine ligase; protein product: MNDPPEFTIGIEEEYLVVDIGTLNLVSKMPPALMEDCAKELGGQVAKELLQCQIEVGTNVCTSTQELRQELVRLRGTIAEIARRHDCLIMAASTHPFSFGTTQLTHDERYLDLAEQMQLIVRRLYISGMHVHAGIPNDELRIDLMNQASYILPHLLALSTSSPFWRGEDTGMKSYRVSVFDQLPRTGLPPQFHSYTDYMSHVNILVDLGIIEDATKIWWDLRPSWRYPTLESRLTDVCTNVEDAITVACVYRCWLRLLHRLRLQNQRWREYSAFLVQENRWRAQRYGIDRGLIDFGQRKIVDYPDLAEEIIELTAEDAQYFDCVKEVKNIRNIINRGTSAHRQLAIYNQSISEGRSNELALVDVVKFIVKETLVGVTD